The Nitrosomonas communis genome has a segment encoding these proteins:
- a CDS encoding HU family DNA-binding protein — protein sequence MICQQCLNVYTASFLPKRSISRIYKTELVEEIAAQAEILKATAAKALKAMIDTVIATVAKGDISQPDNIDYNLAMAYSLDFRRKVLSVRKKEGLTIAEVAARFDD from the coding sequence ATGATATGTCAACAATGTCTAAATGTTTATACTGCTAGCTTTTTACCCAAAAGGAGCATTTCCAGAATATACAAAACGGAACTAGTAGAAGAGATCGCAGCACAGGCAGAGATACTCAAAGCTACCGCAGCCAAGGCCTTAAAAGCCATGATCGATACTGTAATTGCAACCGTCGCCAAGGGTGATATATCGCAACCAGATAATATTGATTATAATTTAGCGATGGCCTATTCACTGGATTTCCGCCGTAAAGTCCTGTCTGTCCGAAAGAAAGAAGGACTTACGATAGCCGAGGTGGCGGCCCGGTTTGATGATTGA
- a CDS encoding IS630 transposase-related protein, with protein sequence MIDLEVLRQDVLDYPDAYQYERAKRLGVAQNAIFLALKKLDITYKKNSEASQSN encoded by the coding sequence ATGATTGATCTTGAGGTATTGCGGCAGGATGTTCTCGATTATCCTGATGCTTATCAGTACGAGCGGGCAAAACGTTTGGGTGTAGCGCAGAACGCTATTTTTCTGGCGCTCAAGAAGCTTGACATCACCTATAAAAAAAACTCTGAAGCATCCCAAAGCAATTGA
- a CDS encoding transposase, which translates to MQDLLPKLPSHAVVVMDNATFHKRQDTQEAIQNAGHTLEYLPAYSPDLNPIEHKWAQAFAVTAI; encoded by the coding sequence ATGCAGGACCTGTTGCCTAAATTACCGTCACATGCCGTCGTTGTGATGGACAATGCCACCTTCCATAAGAGGCAGGATACGCAAGAGGCCATACAAAACGCTGGGCACACCCTTGAATATTTGCCCGCCTATTCTCCTGATCTAAACCCCATCGAACATAAATGGGCACAGGCGTTCGCAGTAACAGCAATTTAA
- a CDS encoding group II intron maturase-specific domain-containing protein codes for MNVGSKGMAYPHINPCDKAVKKVKTRISEITARNQTWRPLDEVVRDMNRTLRGWSEYFHFRNSSAVFLKVKRFAEERLRIHLRKRYKVTNWKSAMIQFPRCVLYEKHGLYKLSTIAGWKMAHAST; via the coding sequence ATGAATGTCGGCTCAAAGGGGATGGCTTACCCGCACATCAATCCGTGCGATAAGGCGGTAAAGAAGGTAAAGACCCGCATCAGTGAGATAACGGCGAGGAACCAGACATGGAGACCGTTGGACGAGGTAGTGCGTGATATGAATCGAACGCTGCGCGGTTGGTCGGAGTATTTTCATTTCAGGAATTCATCGGCGGTATTTCTCAAGGTGAAACGTTTTGCTGAAGAGCGGTTGAGAATTCATCTACGCAAGCGGTACAAGGTGACGAATTGGAAATCAGCAATGATTCAATTTCCGAGGTGCGTACTGTATGAGAAGCATGGACTCTACAAATTATCAACGATAGCTGGCTGGAAGATGGCGCATGCCTCGACGTGA
- a CDS encoding IS630 transposase-related protein, translating to MTYPILFRRKVLSVREKENLSIAQVAKRFGVGVASVMRWIKTPDPKTTRNKPATKINMEMLAQDIKNYPDAYQYERAKRLGVSKQGINHALKRLGVTYKKKACVTPKPAKKSGVSSRKKLKTMSEQAALSSTLMKAALRTT from the coding sequence ATGACCTATCCGATATTATTTCGCCGTAAAGTATTATCCGTTCGTGAGAAGGAGAACCTCTCAATCGCGCAAGTGGCCAAGCGTTTTGGTGTAGGGGTCGCCAGCGTGATGCGTTGGATCAAAACTCCCGATCCCAAGACCACCCGCAACAAACCTGCCACCAAGATCAACATGGAAATGTTGGCGCAGGACATCAAGAATTATCCGGACGCGTATCAGTACGAGCGCGCCAAACGGTTGGGTGTCAGCAAGCAAGGCATTAACCATGCTTTAAAGCGTCTGGGCGTGACTTATAAAAAAAAAGCCTGTGTCACCCCAAAGCCAGCGAAAAAGAGCGGCGTATCTTCCAGAAAAAAATTGAAGACTATGAGCGAGCAGGCCGCGTTATCGTCTACCTTGATGAAAGCGGCTTTGCGCACGACATGA
- a CDS encoding amylo-alpha-1,6-glucosidase: MEEIININDQFYILASSSMADNRTRVLKHGETFGVFDRYGDIQLVGHGTQGLYHEGTRFLSREELFLNNGRPMLLSSTIKEDNALLAVDLTNPDLYHEGQIDIPRGSVHVFRSRFLWNGVGYERFRFSNFSLAAISIQIGLRFESDFADIFEVRGTKRQHKGKQLHGAVGKDVLVLPYEGLDGVLRQTRIMFSPIPTELSVTQALFNMTLDPKAEMLVTVTICCDIGAKLRTCFAYDHAVAETEMELKAEQSEDCLIHTSNEQFNEWWNRSLVDFRMMVTETAEGPYPYAGVPWFSTPFGRDGIITALEALWIKPQIARGVLGYLASAQAKELKMAQDAEPGKILHETRKGEMAALGEIPFGLYYGSVDSTPLFVMLAGAYYERTGDLALMRTLWPNIELALDWIDTYGDQDGDGFVEYHRKSQTGLDNQGWKDSSDSVFHENGELAEGPIALCEVQGYVYDAKQQGAKLAEALGLPERANELRRQAEKLKQQFEEVFWCEDLSTYALALDGHKKTCRVRTSNAGHCLYTGIVSPDRAVRLADTLMNNDHFSGWGVRTLADGERRYNPMSYHNGSVWPHDNAIIAAGLARYGLKAGVEKIMTSLFDASLVVDLHRLPELFCGFVRRPGQGLTRYPVACNPQAWAAASAFMGLQACLGMSIHASEAKVYFTYPILPVFLHELQIKNLQVGKASVDLLVRRHKLDVGIIVMHRQGDIEVVVVK, from the coding sequence GTGGAAGAGATTATCAACATCAATGATCAGTTTTATATTCTTGCCAGCTCGTCCATGGCGGACAATCGGACCCGGGTGCTCAAGCATGGCGAAACCTTCGGTGTCTTCGATCGCTATGGGGATATTCAACTGGTCGGTCATGGAACACAGGGCTTGTATCACGAAGGAACGCGGTTCCTGAGCCGGGAGGAATTGTTTCTGAACAATGGTCGGCCGATGCTGCTCAGTTCCACCATCAAGGAAGACAATGCGTTGTTGGCGGTCGATTTGACCAATCCGGACCTATATCACGAAGGCCAGATCGACATTCCGCGGGGTAGCGTGCATGTCTTTCGCTCCCGGTTTTTGTGGAACGGAGTGGGGTATGAACGATTTCGTTTCTCGAATTTCAGTCTGGCCGCCATATCGATACAGATCGGACTCCGGTTCGAATCGGATTTTGCGGATATCTTTGAAGTCCGTGGCACAAAACGGCAACATAAAGGGAAGCAATTGCACGGGGCGGTGGGAAAGGATGTTCTCGTCTTGCCCTACGAGGGACTCGATGGAGTGTTGCGTCAAACCAGGATCATGTTTTCGCCGATTCCGACGGAACTCAGTGTGACGCAAGCGCTGTTTAATATGACCTTGGACCCAAAAGCCGAGATGTTGGTTACCGTCACGATCTGCTGCGATATCGGCGCGAAACTGCGGACTTGTTTTGCGTACGATCATGCGGTGGCCGAGACCGAGATGGAGCTCAAAGCCGAACAAAGCGAGGATTGCCTGATTCATACATCTAACGAGCAATTCAATGAATGGTGGAACCGTTCGTTGGTGGACTTTCGCATGATGGTCACCGAGACGGCCGAGGGGCCCTATCCGTACGCTGGGGTTCCCTGGTTCAGCACGCCATTTGGCCGGGACGGCATTATTACGGCGCTCGAAGCGTTATGGATCAAACCGCAGATCGCTCGCGGGGTGCTCGGTTACTTGGCGTCGGCCCAAGCGAAGGAACTGAAGATGGCGCAGGATGCCGAGCCGGGAAAGATTCTGCACGAGACGCGAAAGGGGGAAATGGCCGCGCTGGGAGAGATTCCCTTTGGACTGTATTACGGCAGTGTGGATTCGACACCGCTCTTTGTCATGTTGGCGGGAGCCTATTATGAACGGACGGGCGACCTCGCGTTAATGCGCACCCTTTGGCCGAATATCGAACTGGCCCTTGATTGGATCGATACTTATGGTGATCAGGATGGGGATGGATTCGTGGAGTACCATCGAAAGTCCCAGACAGGACTGGATAATCAGGGCTGGAAGGATTCGAGTGATTCGGTTTTTCACGAGAACGGAGAACTAGCGGAGGGCCCGATCGCCTTGTGCGAAGTACAAGGCTATGTCTATGACGCCAAGCAGCAGGGCGCTAAATTGGCGGAAGCGCTCGGATTACCGGAACGAGCGAACGAACTCCGTCGGCAGGCGGAAAAACTGAAACAACAATTTGAAGAGGTGTTCTGGTGTGAAGACTTGTCCACTTACGCACTGGCATTGGATGGACATAAGAAAACCTGTCGCGTGAGAACGTCCAATGCGGGTCACTGTCTGTACACTGGGATCGTTAGTCCCGACCGCGCCGTTCGGTTGGCCGACACCCTGATGAACAATGATCACTTCAGCGGATGGGGGGTGCGCACGTTGGCGGATGGGGAGAGACGCTACAACCCAATGTCGTATCATAACGGCTCCGTGTGGCCTCACGACAACGCAATTATCGCAGCCGGTCTTGCCCGATATGGTTTGAAGGCTGGCGTGGAAAAGATCATGACTAGCTTGTTTGATGCCAGCCTGGTCGTGGATCTCCACCGGCTGCCCGAATTGTTTTGCGGGTTTGTCCGCCGACCCGGCCAAGGCCTGACCCGCTACCCTGTCGCCTGTAATCCCCAGGCCTGGGCTGCGGCCTCCGCCTTCATGGGTCTTCAAGCTTGTCTGGGTATGTCGATTCATGCGTCTGAGGCCAAAGTGTACTTTACGTACCCGATACTCCCGGTATTCCTGCATGAGTTGCAGATCAAGAATCTACAAGTAGGAAAGGCCTCGGTGGATCTGCTTGTCCGGCGGCATAAACTGGATGTCGGGATTATTGTCATGCATCGGCAAGGCGACATAGAGGTCGTGGTCGTCAAATAA